One region of Oncorhynchus mykiss isolate Arlee chromosome 8, USDA_OmykA_1.1, whole genome shotgun sequence genomic DNA includes:
- the LOC110529762 gene encoding thyrotropin receptor, translating into MTENDRHRLQVITCALFTLVTLPIKTLGDTDSCPTVCECSEWKTYTISCFDIDVIPTFPTSTETIWLLETRLTSVPGDVFSNLVNISRIYISVDVTLAGLERHSFYNLKKITHIEIRNAKSLSYIDPEAFKNLPNLKYLGIFNTGLTLFPDLTNIHSDDMNFILEIADHPYISEVPANSFRGITNQVLTVMLYSNGFTDIQHHAFNGTKLDAVYLHRNKHLTKMDERTFAGTVSGPMLLDVSLTGVSSLPTAGLESLRELMARNAWNLKKLPPIKTFKHLVTADLTYPSLCCGFKNLKKKRGYLEYIICNLTAFYDQHQKRSVGPLRVPSLQIDPASDTAADRHQKRSVGPLTVPSLQEDPMGDAADQQPSEVGFRDGVSRDTQGDPRRDFQSSLHYHAYFGGQPDDDVGFGETLKNPQEDTSQDFDSRYDYVVCEEGEEVTCAPAPDEFNPCEDIMGFSFLRVSVWFVSLLAVVGNMVALLVLLTSHYKLSVSRFLMCHLAFADLCMGIYLLLIASVDLHTRAEYYNHAIDWQTGPGCGLAGFFTVFASELSVYTLTVITLERWYAITFAMRLDRKLRLPHAAAVMLAGWLFCLLLATLPLVGVSSYQKVSICLPMDTQSTVAQVYIVSVLILNILAFLVICACYIKIYCTVHNPHYRSGSKDTNIAKRMAVLIFTDFLCMAPISFYAMSAVLDRPLITVSNSKILLVLFYPLNSCANPFLYAIFTKAFRGDVFILLSKVGLCQRRAQLFRGQTVSSKGSSGVCHQGRRGKKRDKNEKGTGPEEVPIHLQDRSGSGQTYLQPTSQQPSPENRSLDT; encoded by the exons ATGGCTTCTGGAGACGCGTCTGACATCAGTGCCAGGAGATGTTTTCTCCAACCTGGTCAACATCTCAAGGAT ATACATATCAGTGGACGTAACACTGGCAGGACTTGAGAGGCATTCCTTCTACAATCTAAAGAAAATTACCCACAT AGAGATCCGGAACGCAAAGAGTCTGTCGTACATCGACCCAGAAGCATTTAAGAACCTTCCAAACCTGAAATACCT GGGTATTTTCAATACTGGCCTCACCCTCTTTCCTGATCTCACCAACATCCACTCAGATGATATGAACTTTATACT TGAAATAGCTGATCATCCCTACATATCTGAGGTCCCAGCAAACTCATTCCGCGGTATTACCAACCAAGTGCTGACAGT GATGTTGTACAGTAATGGCTTCACCGACATTCAACATCATGCTTTCAACGGGACCAAACTGGATGCTGT gtACCTCCATAGGAACAAGCATCTGACCAAGATGGATGAAAGAACGTTTGCTGGCACTGTTAGTGGCCCAATGCTTCT TGACGTGTCCCTGACGGGGGTGTCATCCCTCCCCACAGCAGGCCTGGAATCTCTCAGGGAGCTGATGGCCCGCAACGCCTGGAACCTGAAGAAGCTCCCGCCAATCAAAACCTTCAAACACCTGGTTACCGCAGACCTCACCTACCCCTCCCTGTGCTGTGGCTTCAAGAACCTCAagaagaagagagg ATACCTTGAGTACATCATCTGCAACCTGACAGCTTTCTACGACCAGCATCAAAAGAGATCAGTAGGTCCCCTCAGAGTCCCATCTCTTCAAATAGACCCAGCCTCTGACACTGCAGCAGACCGGCACCAGAAGAGATCCGTGGGTCCCCTCACAGTCCCATCCCTCCAAGAGGATCCCATGGGGGATGCAGCTGACCAGCAGCCCAGCGAGGTGGGCTTCAGAGATGGGGTGTCCAGAGACACCCAGGGAGATCCCCGGAGAGACTTCCAAAGCAGCCTCCACTACCACGCTTACTTCGGGGGCCAGCCGGATGATGACGTGGGCTTCGGGGAGACACTGAAG AACCCCCAGGAGGACACCAGCCAGGACTTCGACAGTCGCTACGACTACGTGGTCTGTGAGGAGGGCGAGGAGGTGACCTGCGCCCCTGCACCGGACGAGTTCAACCCGTGCGAGGACATCATGGGCTTCAGCTTTCTGCGGGTGTCTGTGTGGTTCGTGTCCCTACTGGCTGTTGTAGGCAACATGGTGGCACTTCTAGTCCTCCTCACCTCTCACTACAAGCTCTCCGTCTCCCGCTTCCTCATGTGTCACCTGGCCTTTGCTGACCTCTGTATGGGGATATATCTCCTCCTCATCGCCTCTGTGGACCTTCACACCCGGGCAGAGTACTACAACCACGCCATCGACTGGCAGACCGGGCCGGGCTGCGGGTTAGCGGGGTTCTTTACCGTGTTTGCCAGTGAACTGTCGGTGTATACGCTAACGGTGATCACGCTAGAGAGGTGGTATGCAATAACGTTCGCCATGAGGCTGGACAGGAAGTTGCGTCTGCCCCATGCAGCTGCTGTGATGCTGGCTGGATGGTTGTTCTGCCTCCTCCTAGCGACGCTCCCCCTAGTGGGGGTTAGTAGTTACCAGAAG gtcagTATCTGCCTACCCATGGACACCCAGTCCACCGTGGCCCAGGTGTACATTGTCTCAGTCCTTATCCTCAACATCCTGGCATTTCTGGTCATCTGTGCCTGTTACATCAAGATCTACTGCACTGTCCATAACCCGCACTACCGGTCCGGCTCCAAAGACACCAACATCGCAAAACGCATGGCCGTCCTTATCTTCACGGACTTCCTGTGTATGGCGCCCATCTCGTTTTACGCCATGTCGGCGGTTCTGGACCGGCCTCTCATCACTGTATCCAACTCTAAGATCCTGCTGGTGCTCTTCTACCCTCTCAACTCCTGTGCCAATCCCTTCCTGTACGCCATCTTCACCAAGGCCTTCAGGGGGGATGTCTTTATCCTGCTCAGTAAGGTGGGGCTGTGCCAGCGCCGGGCACAGCTCTTCAGAGGGCAGACGGTCAGTTCGAAGGGTAGCAGTGGGGTATGTCACCAGGGCCGGAGAGGTAAGAAGAGAGACAAAAACGAGAAGGGAACAGGACCAGAGGAGGTACCCATCCACCTGCAGGATCGTTCTGGGTCTGGTCAAACCTACCTCCAACCCACCTCCCAGCAACCCAGTCCGGAGAACCGTAGCCTGGACACATGA